From the genome of Phytohabitans rumicis, one region includes:
- a CDS encoding aldehyde dehydrogenase family protein, whose amino-acid sequence MQTTPFFVAGQKSTSDDVVEVRHPYDGRAVGRTANATPEQVERAVAAASAVAAEAAALPAAARAAALDHVSRRLAERADEVARLITAENGKPLKWARVEVTRGISTFRWAAEEARRFSGDLQRLDTDPAAAGRIAVVRRFPRGPVLGISPFNFPLNLVAHKVAPALAVGAPIVVKPAPATPLTALLLGSILAETDLPPGMFSVLPVPNDRAADLVADPRLPVVSFTGSGPVGFGIRDQVPRKHVTLELGGNAAALICGDWSSLEDLDWAAQRIATFSNYQAGQSCIAVQRVYVHEFLEDAFVPRLVAAVEALKTGDPSGEAVDVGPMISEDAAKRVESWVEEAVAGGATVVTGGRRTGATYLPTVLTGVPAGAKVLTEEVFGPVLAVARVADDAAGLAAVNDSAYGLQAGVFTHSLQTAFTAHRTLQVGGVIVGDVPSYRADQMPYGGVKGSGAGREGLRSAMDDYTEPRVMVLTGLDL is encoded by the coding sequence ATGCAGACCACTCCGTTCTTCGTGGCGGGTCAGAAGAGCACGAGCGACGACGTGGTCGAGGTCAGGCATCCGTACGACGGCCGCGCTGTTGGGCGTACCGCGAATGCCACCCCCGAGCAGGTCGAGCGCGCCGTGGCCGCGGCCTCGGCGGTGGCCGCGGAAGCCGCCGCGCTGCCCGCGGCCGCGCGGGCGGCGGCGCTGGACCACGTGTCCCGGCGGCTCGCGGAGCGGGCCGACGAGGTGGCCCGGCTGATCACCGCCGAGAACGGCAAGCCGCTCAAGTGGGCCCGGGTCGAGGTGACCCGGGGGATCTCCACGTTTCGCTGGGCCGCCGAGGAGGCCCGCCGCTTCTCCGGCGACCTCCAGCGCCTGGACACGGACCCGGCGGCGGCCGGCCGGATCGCCGTGGTCCGCCGCTTCCCGCGCGGCCCGGTGCTCGGCATCAGCCCGTTCAACTTCCCGCTGAACCTGGTCGCCCACAAGGTCGCGCCCGCGCTCGCGGTGGGTGCGCCGATCGTGGTCAAGCCGGCGCCGGCCACCCCGCTGACCGCGCTGCTGCTCGGCTCGATCCTGGCCGAGACCGACCTGCCGCCGGGCATGTTCTCGGTGCTGCCGGTGCCGAACGACCGGGCCGCCGACCTGGTGGCCGACCCGCGGCTGCCGGTGGTGTCGTTCACCGGCTCGGGGCCGGTCGGCTTCGGCATCCGCGACCAGGTGCCGCGCAAGCACGTCACGCTGGAGCTCGGCGGCAACGCCGCGGCGCTGATCTGCGGCGACTGGTCGAGCCTGGAAGACCTGGACTGGGCGGCGCAGCGGATCGCCACCTTCTCCAACTACCAGGCCGGGCAGAGTTGCATCGCGGTGCAGCGGGTGTATGTGCACGAGTTCCTGGAGGACGCGTTCGTGCCCCGGCTGGTCGCGGCCGTCGAGGCGCTGAAGACCGGCGACCCGAGCGGCGAGGCGGTCGACGTCGGGCCGATGATCAGCGAGGACGCCGCGAAGCGGGTGGAGAGCTGGGTCGAGGAGGCGGTCGCGGGCGGCGCGACGGTCGTGACCGGCGGCCGGCGGACCGGCGCGACGTACCTGCCGACCGTGCTGACCGGCGTGCCGGCCGGCGCGAAGGTGCTCACCGAGGAGGTCTTCGGCCCGGTGCTCGCGGTGGCGCGGGTCGCCGACGACGCCGCCGGGCTCGCGGCCGTCAACGATTCCGCGTACGGCTTGCAGGCCGGCGTGTTCACGCACAGCCTGCAGACGGCGTTCACCGCGCACCGCACGCTCCAGGTCGGCGGTGTGATCGTCGGGGACGTGCCGTCGTACCGCGCCGACCAGATGCCGTACGGCGGGGTGAAGGGCAGCGGCGCGGGCCGTGAGGGCCTGCGCAGCGCGATGGACGACTACACCGAACCGCGGGTGATGGTCCTCACCGGCCTCGACCTCTAG
- a CDS encoding Hsp70 family protein: MPYVLGIDIGGTTTSAAVSRLSSAGWAAPEVVRLGVRSAAVPSVLHVSGDGALTVGDPDQLDAGRVARGFIRRVGDDVPLIVGGEPCTPQALVAVLAMWVVERVLAHEGEPAEQVVISHPASWGAYRRELLHQALWDIGLATVTLLPEPVAAAESHAARGWGGGTLGVFSLGGTEFEASVVRWADPVGFRLLGSASAVEPFGGADIDEALVGHVRSRLDKQMRHLYASAPHARAALFGLRRECQRVKEDLTAALETDVILTASHGQVRVPVNRADLEELIRPALRVSVDTLVRVVRTCGLRPSELDGVLLVGGAARMPLVAELVRAALPGPVSVEPEPQTTAAAGAALAAVQIVAPPAVRSHGPVWTSQATWTSQLPVVASPNPEPAPHVEQDDTGAGPPPRPPVKITPLKLPRMRSAQRLFGLVGGHP; the protein is encoded by the coding sequence ATGCCGTACGTGCTGGGGATCGACATCGGTGGCACCACCACGTCTGCCGCTGTGTCACGGCTCAGTAGCGCGGGGTGGGCGGCGCCGGAGGTGGTCCGGCTAGGGGTTCGGTCGGCCGCCGTACCGTCGGTGCTGCACGTCTCGGGCGACGGCGCGCTCACCGTGGGTGATCCGGATCAGCTCGACGCCGGTCGGGTCGCCCGCGGTTTCATCCGCCGGGTCGGTGACGACGTGCCGCTCATCGTCGGTGGCGAACCGTGCACGCCGCAGGCGCTGGTCGCCGTCCTGGCGATGTGGGTCGTCGAGCGGGTGCTGGCTCACGAGGGGGAGCCGGCCGAGCAGGTCGTCATCAGCCATCCGGCGAGTTGGGGCGCGTACCGCAGGGAGCTGTTGCACCAGGCCCTGTGGGACATCGGCCTGGCCACCGTCACGCTCCTGCCGGAGCCGGTGGCCGCGGCCGAGAGCCACGCCGCGCGCGGCTGGGGCGGCGGCACGCTGGGCGTCTTCTCCCTCGGCGGCACCGAATTCGAGGCGTCCGTCGTGCGCTGGGCCGACCCCGTCGGCTTCCGCCTCCTCGGCAGCGCGAGCGCCGTCGAACCGTTTGGCGGGGCCGACATCGACGAGGCGCTCGTCGGCCACGTGCGGTCGCGGCTCGACAAGCAAATGCGCCACTTGTACGCGTCGGCGCCGCACGCCCGTGCGGCGCTGTTCGGGTTGCGCCGCGAGTGCCAGCGGGTCAAGGAGGACCTGACCGCGGCCCTGGAGACGGACGTGATCCTGACGGCGTCCCACGGACAGGTTCGCGTGCCGGTGAACCGGGCCGACCTGGAGGAACTGATCCGACCTGCGCTGCGGGTGAGCGTCGACACACTGGTCCGGGTGGTGCGGACTTGTGGCCTGCGACCGTCCGAGCTGGACGGCGTGCTCCTGGTCGGCGGCGCGGCGCGGATGCCGCTGGTCGCGGAGCTGGTCCGGGCCGCGCTGCCCGGTCCGGTGTCGGTCGAGCCGGAGCCGCAGACCACGGCCGCGGCCGGCGCGGCCCTGGCCGCGGTGCAGATCGTGGCGCCGCCGGCGGTGCGGAGCCACGGTCCTGTGTGGACCTCTCAGGCCACGTGGACCTCTCAGCTTCCGGTCGTCGCTTCGCCGAACCCGGAGCCCGCGCCGCACGTGGAACAAGATGACACGGGCGCGGGGCCGCCGCCGCGCCCACCCGTGAAGATCACGCCATTGAAGCTCCCGCGGATGCGCTCGGCTCAGCGCCTCTTCGGGCTGGTCGGAGGGCATCCTTGA
- a CDS encoding roadblock/LC7 domain-containing protein: MSADLAWLLDDVVDRVPGAEHAVAISPDGLLLAASRHAGAVEADQLSTVAAGLYALSVAAGRHTEFGAVKQITAEMRSKFLFVTATAGGAILTVVFAGDSEVDSIAYEMALFAGRADRHLPAFTALASPMP; the protein is encoded by the coding sequence ATGAGCGCTGACCTGGCATGGCTTCTCGACGATGTGGTCGATCGGGTCCCCGGGGCCGAGCACGCCGTAGCGATCTCCCCCGACGGCCTGCTGCTCGCCGCCTCGCGGCACGCGGGCGCCGTCGAGGCCGACCAACTGTCCACTGTGGCGGCCGGCCTGTACGCCCTGTCCGTCGCGGCCGGGCGGCACACCGAGTTCGGCGCGGTCAAGCAGATCACCGCCGAGATGAGGTCGAAGTTCCTGTTCGTGACCGCCACCGCCGGCGGAGCGATCCTGACCGTCGTGTTCGCGGGCGACTCGGAGGTCGACTCCATCGCGTACGAGATGGCCCTCTTCGCCGGCCGCGCCGACCGTCACCTGCCCGCGTTCACGGCACTGGCATCGCCCATGCCATGA
- a CDS encoding response regulator transcription factor: MLTGLTYKQIGDRLFISAKTVEHHVARMRQRLGCANRSDLLAKLRAMTAEQPGGAGARRAPWPRRPAD, encoded by the coding sequence GTGCTTACGGGCCTGACGTACAAGCAGATCGGCGACCGCCTCTTCATCTCGGCAAAGACGGTGGAGCACCACGTCGCGCGGATGCGGCAACGGCTGGGCTGCGCGAATCGCAGCGACCTGCTGGCCAAGCTCCGCGCGATGACCGCCGAGCAGCCCGGTGGCGCGGGCGCGCGGCGGGCACCCTGGCCACGGCGGCCGGCTGACTGA
- a CDS encoding IniB N-terminal domain-containing protein — protein MESNQTLHDFVLNLLTNSEARSAFELDPEGTLNAAGLGDITAADVQDVVPLVVDYAPVQGIANLAPVGDLGLGGLGSLDTATSAIGQLQTVTNQLALGAQSTTADVNFAGAAAITVDAGGFAVGTTSILPGISVAGGPSGVAADLSGVHDVANTLDSDVVGQVGTDAAGAVDTTLGTAHGLIGGGTPLDDDVLGGVTGQVGGASDLVGSVTSGLGVDLPDVDGTLHGTLDGSGSLTGGVTSTVDSTLDGVGVSGLLSGDADASLHGSASAAGLHGTADAGADGGLLGVTDILF, from the coding sequence ATGGAATCGAATCAGACCCTGCACGACTTCGTGCTGAACCTGCTCACCAACTCCGAGGCGCGCTCCGCCTTCGAGCTCGACCCCGAGGGCACGCTCAACGCCGCCGGCCTCGGTGACATCACCGCGGCGGACGTGCAGGACGTGGTTCCGCTCGTCGTCGACTACGCGCCCGTCCAGGGCATCGCGAACCTCGCGCCGGTGGGCGACCTCGGCCTCGGCGGGCTCGGCTCGCTCGACACCGCGACCAGCGCGATCGGCCAGCTGCAGACCGTCACCAACCAGCTCGCCCTCGGCGCGCAGTCGACCACGGCCGACGTCAACTTCGCCGGCGCCGCCGCGATCACCGTCGACGCCGGCGGGTTCGCCGTCGGGACGACCAGCATCCTGCCGGGTATCTCGGTGGCGGGCGGCCCGTCCGGCGTGGCCGCCGACCTGTCGGGCGTGCACGACGTGGCGAACACCCTGGACTCCGACGTGGTCGGGCAGGTCGGGACGGACGCCGCCGGCGCGGTCGACACCACTCTGGGTACGGCGCACGGCCTCATCGGCGGCGGCACGCCACTCGACGACGACGTCCTCGGCGGCGTGACCGGGCAGGTCGGCGGCGCGAGCGACCTGGTCGGCTCGGTGACCTCCGGGCTGGGCGTGGACCTGCCCGACGTCGACGGGACCCTGCACGGCACCCTCGACGGCAGCGGCTCGCTGACCGGTGGCGTCACGAGCACTGTGGACAGCACGCTGGACGGTGTGGGCGTCTCCGGCCTGCTGAGCGGCGACGCGGACGCGAGCCTGCACGGCTCGGCCAGCGCGGCGGGTCTGCACGGCACAGCCGACGCGGGCGCGGACGGTGGCCTGCTTGGTGTGACCGACATTCTCTTCTAA
- a CDS encoding dynamin family protein: MAPIWLDVLDETARVCASLGRTDLVHRLLQKRAQLLDPTLRVLVIGEPKQGKSQLINALINAPVCPVGDGITTAIPTVVRHAETPSAALVPAGDAEERIAMPVADIASRISSGSGRWSGADPGHAEIGVPRGLLASGIVLIDTPGTDERHSVPLPKADLVLLVTDATRELSVTEVDLLLHVMQSHPRVLVALTKTDISPHWRTIAERNREHLASAGVPATLLPVSAALRLQAARTNDKAINAESGFPELIARLTRDLGTKKDVLAPSTVGLLATTVIEQLAAPLRAELSTEDSGSISRLYDAQRGLDELRRCSTRWQNTLADEMTDLMSDIEYDLRDRTRQIMRKVDEAFETADPLKAWDEYQSWMEKNLTEATEANFAWLVQRCDWVTGRVADHFVRYGADILPEWRHGVPDRLAEQLNELERPNIEKFTPAQKIFTGLRGSYGGLLMFGLATTLAGMPLINPVSLGAGALFGGKSIRDEGRSMLKRRQATAKLASQRHVDDFFLRLNKECKDTARWVQRALRDHFTGLTEQLQEAIVHSLRTAKQAADADALERDQRHRDIQQKMRRLAALYDRAQTLSTLPRTLEPVA, translated from the coding sequence ATGGCACCCATCTGGCTCGACGTCCTGGACGAGACGGCTCGGGTTTGCGCATCCCTCGGCCGCACCGACCTGGTCCACCGGCTGCTGCAGAAGCGGGCGCAGCTGCTCGACCCGACGCTGCGGGTGCTGGTCATCGGCGAGCCCAAGCAGGGCAAGAGCCAGCTCATCAACGCGCTCATCAACGCGCCGGTGTGTCCCGTCGGCGACGGCATCACCACCGCGATCCCGACCGTGGTACGGCACGCCGAGACGCCGTCCGCGGCGCTGGTGCCGGCGGGCGACGCCGAGGAGCGGATCGCCATGCCGGTGGCCGACATCGCGTCCCGGATCAGCAGCGGGTCCGGCCGGTGGTCCGGCGCCGATCCCGGGCACGCCGAGATCGGTGTGCCGCGCGGCCTGCTGGCGTCGGGCATCGTCCTCATCGACACGCCGGGCACCGACGAGCGGCATTCCGTGCCGCTGCCGAAGGCGGACCTCGTGCTGTTGGTCACGGACGCGACACGCGAACTGTCCGTCACCGAAGTCGACCTGCTTCTCCACGTCATGCAGTCACACCCGCGGGTGCTCGTCGCACTTACGAAGACCGACATCTCGCCGCACTGGCGGACGATCGCCGAGCGCAACCGCGAGCACCTCGCCAGCGCCGGCGTGCCGGCCACGCTGCTGCCGGTCTCCGCGGCCCTGCGGCTGCAGGCCGCCCGCACCAACGACAAGGCCATCAACGCCGAGTCCGGCTTTCCCGAGCTGATCGCCCGGCTCACCCGCGACCTGGGTACGAAGAAGGACGTCCTCGCCCCCAGCACGGTGGGCCTGCTGGCCACCACGGTCATCGAGCAGCTCGCCGCGCCGCTGCGCGCCGAGCTGTCCACAGAGGACTCCGGATCGATCTCCCGGCTGTACGACGCCCAGCGCGGGCTCGACGAGCTGCGCCGGTGCTCGACCCGCTGGCAGAACACGCTCGCGGACGAGATGACCGACCTCATGTCCGACATCGAGTACGACCTGCGCGACCGCACCCGGCAGATCATGCGCAAGGTCGACGAGGCGTTCGAGACGGCCGACCCGCTCAAGGCGTGGGACGAATACCAGTCCTGGATGGAGAAGAACCTCACCGAGGCGACCGAGGCCAACTTCGCCTGGCTGGTGCAGCGGTGCGACTGGGTCACCGGCCGGGTCGCCGACCACTTCGTCAGGTACGGCGCCGACATCCTCCCCGAATGGCGGCACGGCGTACCCGACCGGCTGGCCGAGCAGTTGAACGAGCTGGAGCGGCCGAACATCGAGAAGTTCACCCCGGCCCAGAAGATCTTCACCGGGCTGCGCGGCTCGTACGGCGGACTGCTGATGTTCGGCCTCGCCACCACGCTGGCCGGCATGCCGCTCATCAACCCGGTCTCGCTCGGCGCCGGCGCGCTCTTCGGCGGCAAGAGCATCCGGGACGAGGGCAGGTCGATGCTCAAGCGCCGCCAGGCGACCGCCAAGCTGGCCTCCCAGCGGCACGTCGACGACTTCTTCCTCCGCCTGAACAAGGAGTGCAAGGACACCGCCCGCTGGGTGCAGCGCGCGCTGCGCGACCACTTCACCGGCCTGACCGAGCAGTTGCAGGAGGCGATCGTCCACTCGCTGCGCACCGCCAAGCAGGCGGCCGACGCCGACGCCCTGGAGCGGGACCAGCGGCACCGCGACATCCAGCAGAAGATGCGGCGCCTCGCCGCCCTCTACGACCGGGCCCAGACCCTGTCCACGCTCCCTCGTACCCTGGAACCCGTGGCGTGA
- a CDS encoding Trm112 family protein, producing MSLDSQLLEILACPDTHHAPLDYDAEAETLTCTECGRIFEVRDGIPVLLLDEARAPEGETPAPEGEK from the coding sequence GTGTCACTGGACTCGCAGCTACTCGAGATCCTCGCTTGCCCGGACACGCATCACGCCCCGCTGGACTACGACGCCGAGGCGGAGACCCTGACCTGCACCGAGTGCGGGCGGATCTTCGAGGTGCGCGACGGGATCCCGGTGCTGCTGCTTGACGAGGCCCGTGCCCCAGAAGGCGAGACCCCCGCTCCAGAAGGCGAGAAATGA
- the pgm gene encoding phosphoglucomutase (alpha-D-glucose-1,6-bisphosphate-dependent), protein MSDTDRLHPRAGKVAEGGDLVDVPRLVSAYYTGRPDPSVAAQRVTFGTSGHRGSSLWLGFNEDHVLAMSQAICEYRAAQGTDGPLFLARDTHALSEPALVSALEVFAANGVEVRLDSRDGYTPTPAVSHAILTHNRGRTGGLADGVVITPSHNPPQDGGFKYNPPNGGPAGTDVTRVIEDRANALLEGALKEVKRVTAARARAAETTGTYDFVGQYVGDLPSVVDLDAIRAAGVRIGADPLGGASVAYWDEIASRHGLDLTVVNPDVDPTWRFMTLDWDGKIRMDCSSPYAMASLIAQRDRYQVATGNDADADRHGIVTPDAGLMNPNHYLAVAIDYLYRNRPGWAADAAIGKTLVSSSMIDRVAADLGRRLMEVPVGFKWFVDGLVDGSVGFGGEESAGASFLRRDGSVWSTDKDGIILCLLASEIIAVTGRSPSDHYAALTERFGAPAYARIDAPATREEKAVLGKLSPDQVTAKELAGDPITAVLSHAPGNGAPIGGVKITTASGWLAARPSGTEDVYKLYAESFRGAEHLAQLQQEGVALVSSALR, encoded by the coding sequence GTGTCCGATACCGACCGGCTTCACCCTCGTGCCGGCAAGGTTGCCGAAGGTGGCGATCTGGTTGATGTGCCGCGTCTCGTCTCGGCGTATTACACGGGCCGTCCGGACCCGTCCGTCGCCGCGCAGCGGGTGACCTTCGGCACCTCCGGGCATCGCGGATCCAGCCTGTGGCTCGGGTTCAACGAGGACCACGTCCTGGCCATGAGCCAGGCCATCTGCGAGTACCGGGCGGCGCAGGGCACCGACGGCCCGCTCTTCCTGGCCCGGGACACGCACGCGCTGTCGGAGCCGGCGCTGGTGAGCGCCCTGGAGGTCTTCGCCGCCAACGGCGTGGAGGTCCGGCTGGACAGCCGCGACGGCTACACCCCGACCCCCGCCGTCTCGCACGCGATCTTGACGCACAACCGCGGCCGCACCGGCGGGCTGGCCGACGGCGTGGTGATCACACCGTCGCACAACCCACCCCAGGACGGCGGTTTCAAGTACAACCCGCCCAATGGGGGACCCGCCGGCACGGACGTGACGCGGGTGATCGAGGACCGCGCGAACGCCCTGCTCGAAGGCGCGTTGAAGGAGGTCAAGCGGGTCACCGCGGCACGGGCGCGGGCCGCGGAGACCACCGGGACGTACGACTTCGTCGGCCAGTACGTCGGCGACCTGCCCAGCGTGGTCGACCTCGACGCGATCCGGGCCGCCGGGGTGCGGATCGGCGCCGACCCGCTCGGCGGCGCCAGCGTGGCGTACTGGGACGAGATCGCCTCCCGCCATGGCCTCGACCTGACCGTGGTGAACCCGGACGTCGACCCCACCTGGCGGTTCATGACGCTGGACTGGGACGGCAAGATCCGGATGGACTGCTCCTCGCCGTACGCGATGGCCTCGCTGATCGCGCAGCGCGACCGCTACCAGGTGGCGACGGGCAACGACGCGGACGCCGACCGGCACGGCATCGTGACCCCGGACGCCGGCCTGATGAACCCCAACCACTACCTGGCCGTCGCCATCGACTACCTCTACCGCAACCGGCCCGGCTGGGCCGCGGACGCCGCGATCGGCAAGACCCTGGTGTCGTCCTCGATGATCGACCGGGTCGCGGCCGACCTGGGGCGGCGCCTGATGGAGGTGCCGGTCGGCTTCAAGTGGTTCGTGGACGGGCTGGTGGACGGCTCGGTCGGGTTCGGCGGCGAGGAGAGCGCCGGGGCGTCGTTCCTGCGCCGGGACGGCTCGGTCTGGAGCACCGACAAGGACGGCATCATCCTGTGCCTGCTGGCCTCGGAGATCATCGCGGTCACCGGACGGTCGCCGAGCGACCACTACGCCGCGCTGACCGAGCGCTTCGGCGCCCCCGCGTACGCCCGGATCGACGCGCCGGCCACCCGGGAGGAGAAGGCGGTGCTCGGCAAGCTGTCGCCGGACCAGGTCACGGCGAAGGAGCTGGCCGGCGACCCGATCACGGCGGTGCTCTCGCACGCGCCCGGCAACGGCGCCCCGATCGGCGGAGTCAAGATCACGACGGCGTCCGGCTGGCTGGCCGCCCGCCCCTCGGGCACCGAGGACGTCTACAAGCTGTACGCCGAGTCCTTCCGCGGCGCTGAGCACCTGGCCCAGCTCCAGCAGGAGGGCGTGGCGCTGGTGTCGTCGGCGCTGCGCTAG
- a CDS encoding HAD-IIB family hydrolase, whose amino-acid sequence MAGNIRVVAFDLDDTLAVSKSQIDDRMAKLLAQLLGKVDVCIISGGRFEQFDTQVLRHLELDGEARDHLHLMPTCGTRYYRWIEGGWGQVYAEDLSTAAKEHVVTVLVEGAKALGLWEAEPWGDIIEDRGSQITFSALGQKAPVQAKYEWDPDGRKKAALRDYAAERLPELEVRSGGSTSVDVTKKGVDKAYGMGKLIERLGLAKEDVLFVGDRLDEGGNDYPVKAMGIRCVAVSRWQDTAEYVEHLLPSLPYGPSGDV is encoded by the coding sequence TTGGCGGGCAACATTCGGGTCGTCGCGTTCGACCTCGACGACACCCTGGCGGTGTCGAAATCGCAGATCGACGACCGGATGGCGAAGCTCCTGGCGCAGCTGCTGGGCAAGGTGGACGTCTGCATCATCTCCGGCGGCCGGTTCGAGCAGTTCGACACCCAGGTGCTGCGGCACCTGGAGCTGGACGGCGAGGCGCGGGACCACCTCCACCTCATGCCCACCTGCGGCACCCGCTACTACCGCTGGATCGAGGGCGGCTGGGGCCAGGTGTACGCCGAGGACCTGAGCACCGCCGCCAAGGAACATGTGGTGACCGTCCTGGTCGAGGGCGCCAAGGCGCTGGGCCTGTGGGAGGCCGAGCCCTGGGGCGACATCATCGAGGACCGGGGCAGCCAGATCACGTTCTCCGCGCTGGGCCAGAAGGCGCCCGTGCAGGCCAAGTACGAATGGGACCCGGACGGCCGCAAGAAGGCGGCGCTGCGCGACTACGCCGCCGAGCGGCTGCCCGAGCTGGAGGTCCGTAGCGGCGGCTCCACCTCGGTCGACGTCACCAAGAAGGGCGTCGACAAGGCGTACGGCATGGGCAAGCTGATCGAGCGCTTGGGGCTGGCCAAGGAGGACGTCCTCTTCGTCGGCGACCGGCTGGACGAGGGCGGCAACGACTACCCCGTCAAGGCGATGGGTATCCGGTGCGTGGCGGTGTCGCGGTGGCAGGACACCGCGGAGTACGTGGAGCACCTACTCCCCTCGCTGCCGTACGGCCCGAGCGGGGACGTCTAG
- a CDS encoding SIS domain-containing protein, whose amino-acid sequence MSASVRGRRTVDEAVLDDPAAIGENDPGGMLRATASAGAQVRESAALAAEANLAVLGEEGRPRAVVIAGIGTAGRTGDVLATVAGPRCPVPVIAHRSAGVPGWVGAADVVIAVSASGRSPEALGAAEAAARRGARLVAVGAPDSLLQSVAETARAPFIPVPRRAPARASLWALTVPVLLAARTLGLVKVNEADLAETAARLDADADRCRPTAESFVNPAKSLALGLAGSVPIVWGSSPLATVAARRFADTLSANARYPVVAGALGEAGRGRVGLLDGVFGGLVESARDIFADPEEESESDATRLRLVLLRDGGLGSDEDTDEPFAVEERRADAVQTLAERRGVRCDVVTAEGGSSLERLASLVAVPDFASIYLALAHGLDPMAVPAVTEMKELSNP is encoded by the coding sequence ATGAGCGCTAGCGTGCGCGGCCGCCGTACCGTCGACGAGGCCGTCCTGGACGACCCGGCCGCCATCGGGGAGAACGACCCGGGCGGCATGCTGCGGGCCACGGCGTCCGCGGGGGCCCAGGTCCGCGAGTCGGCGGCGCTCGCCGCCGAGGCCAACCTCGCCGTGCTCGGCGAAGAGGGCCGCCCGCGCGCCGTCGTGATCGCGGGCATCGGCACCGCCGGGCGTACGGGTGACGTGCTGGCCACGGTCGCCGGCCCGCGCTGCCCGGTGCCGGTGATCGCACACCGCAGCGCAGGCGTGCCCGGCTGGGTGGGCGCGGCCGACGTGGTGATCGCGGTGAGCGCCTCGGGTCGCAGCCCGGAGGCACTGGGTGCCGCCGAGGCAGCCGCCCGCCGGGGCGCGCGACTGGTCGCCGTGGGCGCGCCGGACTCGCTGCTCCAGTCGGTCGCCGAGACCGCCCGCGCGCCGTTCATCCCGGTGCCGCGGCGCGCCCCGGCCCGCGCCAGCCTGTGGGCGCTGACGGTCCCGGTGCTGCTCGCCGCGCGTACCCTCGGCTTGGTCAAGGTCAATGAGGCGGACCTGGCGGAGACCGCGGCCCGGCTCGACGCGGACGCCGATCGGTGCCGGCCCACGGCGGAGTCGTTCGTCAACCCGGCGAAGTCGCTGGCACTCGGCCTGGCCGGCTCGGTGCCGATCGTGTGGGGCTCGTCGCCGCTGGCGACGGTGGCCGCGCGCCGCTTCGCCGACACCCTGTCGGCGAACGCCCGCTACCCGGTCGTCGCCGGCGCGCTCGGCGAGGCCGGCCGCGGGCGGGTGGGCCTGCTCGACGGCGTGTTCGGCGGCCTGGTGGAGTCGGCGCGCGACATCTTCGCCGACCCGGAGGAAGAGTCGGAGTCGGACGCGACGCGGCTGCGCCTCGTGCTGCTGCGCGACGGCGGCCTCGGCAGCGACGAGGACACCGACGAGCCGTTCGCGGTGGAGGAGCGGCGGGCCGACGCGGTGCAGACCCTCGCCGAGCGGCGCGGCGTCCGCTGCGACGTGGTGACCGCCGAGGGCGGGTCGTCGCTGGAACGCCTGGCGTCGCTGGTGGCGGTGCCCGACTTCGCCTCGATCTACCTGGCCCTGGCGCACGGACTCGACCCGATGGCGGTGCCGGCCGTCACCGAGATGAAGGAGCTGAGCAACCCATGA